Proteins co-encoded in one Fusarium musae strain F31 chromosome 3, whole genome shotgun sequence genomic window:
- a CDS encoding hypothetical protein (EggNog:ENOG41): protein MAPRKRARASTQTVATPTPARDDDAMDVDTPQTGDNEGSSDTKEQQPDNNYNDLWTDDQVASLFKGVIRWKPAGMHKHFRMIAISEHLRNHGIDPDFYQHTRIPYIWQKLRTYYNLEVIDERENFDDDEVEYNEFCLPRPEFYEAMMARAVADVSDAPTSPPQLELSPAPSPAKKRKRGDTKTRGTSVEDTEDGTDAQSPAPKSKRGAPRQKKKATPAKTETQEKAETTEEEEEDEEEEEEEEEGSEEEGSGSSSSEEEESAEESETQVSKSTRGAKKGQKAKTTKAKARPKRRR from the exons ATGGCGCCGAGGAAGCGCGCTCGGGCTAGCACCCAAACTGTTGCGACACCAACTCCTGCGCGAGATGACGATGCAATGGACGTTGACACTCCCCAGACTGGTGATAATGAAGGTTCTAGCGATACAAAAGAGCAACAGCCAGACAACAACTACAATGATCTTTGGACGGATGATCAAGTGGCTTCATTATTCAAGGGTGTCATTCGCTGGAAACCAGCTG GCATGCACAAGCACTTTCGAATGATAGCAATTTCGGAGCACTTGCGAAACCATGGTATCGACCCTGATTTTTACCAGCACACGCGCATTCCGTACATTTGGCAAAAGCTCCGAACATACTACAATCTTGAGGTGATCGATGAAAGAGAGAActtcgacgatgacgaggtcGAATACAACGAATTTTGTTTGCCAAGACCGGAATTCTAtgaagccatgatggccaGAGCCGTGGCCGACGTCAGCGACGCTCCAACATCACCACCCCAGCTCGAACTTTCTCCGGCACCTTCACCagccaagaagcgcaagcgagGTGATACGAAAACGAGAGGCACATCGGTAGAAGATACGGAGGACGGTACAGACGCCCAATCACCAGCACCCAAGTCCAAACGAGGCGCTCCGcgacaaaagaagaaagcgaCCCCAGCAAAGACTGAGACGCAAGAAAAGGCCGAGACcacagaagaggaagaagaggacgaggaagaggaagaggaagaagaagaggggagCGAAGAGGAAGGCAGCGGAAGCTCTTCtagcgaggaagaagaaagtgcTGAAGAGAGCGAAACACAAGTATCAAAGTCTACACGAGGTGCCAAGAAGGGCCAGAAGGCGAAGACTACTAAAGCAAAGGCAAGACCGAAGAGGAGACGTTAA
- a CDS encoding hypothetical protein (EggNog:ENOG41~BUSCO:EOG09261CM0): MKKVIFTQLIDRIATANEDAQQTLILAHRRELVEQAANHCQRAYPDKRIEIEMGNVHATGTADITVASVRSITSQGRLKKFDPSRFKLLLVDEAHHIVAPGYLKTLRHFGLDEKRPDSPNLVGVSATFSRFDGVKLGAAIDEIVYHKDYVDMISKKWLSDVIFTTVESKANLSEVKKGAFGDYLPSDLSKAVNTSEINDITVRSWMAKAPGRKSTLVFCVDVAHVVELTDRFRQHGFDARYVTGETPKIERGETLNSFRKGEFPVLVNCGVFTEGTDIPNIDCIILARPTRSRNLLVQMIGRGMRLHPGKKNCHIIDLVSSLDTGIVTTPTLFGLDPDILVERATVNDLRKIKDTEHVTTQKPLSYQTTPGPGADSVTFTDYDSVLDLIADTSGEKHIRAISKYAWVQVGEEKFVLSSPSGSYVRIERASKQLNTKGPLYRAIEVRALPPGVAKAPYAMPREILTAATFTDAVHGADSFAAKMFPHTFIHRYQKWRTLPPTQGQVDFINKMRGKAEPLKLENLDKGKAADMITKLKHGARGQFARIEAGQRRQDKQARVAEAKRLREQVKVGPVSS; this comes from the coding sequence ATGAAGAAGGTCATATTCACACAACTCATTGATAGAATCGCAACAGCAAATGAGGACGCGCAACAGACACTGATATTGGCGCATCGCCGTGAGCTGGTGGAACAAGCAGCCAACCACTGTCAACGTGCGTATCCTGACAAGAGGATCGAGATCGAGATGGGCAATGTCCATGCAACGGGAACGGCAGATATCACAGTCGCCAGCGTACGAAGCATAACGTCACAAGGCCGTCTTAAGAAATTCGACCCGTCCCGCTTCAAACTTTTGCTGGTCGACGAAGCCCATCACATCGTCGCTCCAGGGTACCTCAAGACCCTTCGTCACTTTGGATTAGATGAGAAGCGACCTGACTCCCCAAATCTAGTTGGTGTCTCCGCCACGTTTTCACGTTTCGATGGAGTGAAACTGGGCGCAGCCATTGACGAAATTGTTTATCACAAAGATTATGTAGATATGATCTCTAAGAAGTGGCTGTCGGACGTCATTTTCACGACGGTTGAGTCCAAGGCAAACTTATCCGAAGTCAAGAAGGGGGCTTTCGGCGATTACCTCCCTTCAGATTTATCCAAGGCTGTCAACACCAGTGAGATCAACGATATAACAGTCCGCAGCTGGATGGCGAAAGCTCCAGGAAGAAAGTCAACACTTGTGTTTTGTGTTGACGTCGCCCATGTGGTGGAGCTGACAGATCGGTTCCGACAGCATGGCTTTGACGCGAGATACGTTACTGGAGAGACCCCCAAGATTGAAAGAGGCGAGACGTTGAACTCTTTTCGAAAAGGAGAGTTTCCAGTGCTGGTTAACTGCGGCGTTTTCACTGAAGGAACTGATATCCCAAATATCGACTGCATTATCCTCGCGAGGCCGACGAGGTCTCGCAACTTACTTGTTCAGATGATCGGTAGAGGAATGCGGTTGCACCCGGGAAAGAAGAACTGCCATATCATTGATCTGGTCTCGAGCTTGGACACTGGAATCGTGACTACACCAACGCTATTCGGTCTTGACCCTGATATCCTGGTTGAGAGGGCAACAGTGAATGACCTACGCAAGATCAAAGACACTGAGCATGTCACGACTCAAAAACCTTTGTCATACCAGACAACTCCCGGGCCTGGAGCCGATAGTGTCACATTCACAGACTATGACTCGGTTTTAGATCTTATCGCCGATACGTCTGGCGAGAAACATATCCGGGCCATAAGCAAGTATGCATGGGTTCAGGTCGGAGAAGAAAAGTTTGTCTTATCGTCACCGAGCGGTTCATATGTTCGAATCGAGCGGGCCAGTAAACAGCTTAACACAAAGGGGCCGCTTTACCGAGCCATAGAGGTACGAGCTCTACCGCCTGGCGTAGCCAAAGCACCATACGCAATGCCACGGGAGATTCTCACGGCAGCCACATTCACTGATGCCGTGCATGGAGCGGACAGTTTCGCGGCCAAGATGTTCCCCCACACATTTATTCACCGCTATCAGAAATGGCGGACACTGCCACCTACACAGGGACAAGTTGATTTCATCAATAAGATGCGGGGAAAGGCGGAACCATTGAAGCTTGAAAACCTGGACAAGGGCAAGGCGGCGGACATGATCACAAAGCTCAAGCATGGCGCGCGTGGCCAGTTCGCGAGAATTGAGGCAGGACAGAGAAGGCAAGATAAACAGGCCCGGGTGGCCGAGGCTAAGAGACTTCGGGAGCAGGTCAAAGTAGGACCTGTGTCATCATAG